Proteins encoded by one window of Streptomyces sp. NBC_01477:
- a CDS encoding oxygenase MpaB family protein, which translates to MAAYPEIPGLGAIRRRLGAELLARVAGPDGPAQRDRIHGSPGPRWFGPDRPIRAVHGDASMFVGGLRALLLQSLHPLAMAAVAGHSGYRGDPWGRLQRTSAFLAVTTFGTARDAEQAVAHVREIHARVSGTTDDGEPYRASDPHLLGWVHAAEVDSFLRAHRRYGAEPLDDDGYDAYVADAARVAAGLGVQDPPRDQAELAAVLDAYRPELRATPQAREAARFMLLDPPLPWAARPPYAVLAASAVALLPLWSRVPLGVPYLPVVEETGIRLAGHGLTRVIRWAIPKPEPVPRSEPGPSEPEPEPEPGPRKK; encoded by the coding sequence GTGGCGGCTTACCCGGAGATACCCGGCCTCGGCGCGATACGGCGCCGGCTGGGAGCAGAACTGCTCGCGCGGGTGGCGGGGCCCGACGGTCCCGCGCAGCGGGACCGTATCCACGGCAGCCCCGGACCCCGCTGGTTCGGGCCCGACCGGCCGATCCGGGCGGTGCACGGCGACGCCTCGATGTTCGTCGGCGGCCTGCGCGCGCTGCTGCTCCAGTCGCTGCACCCGCTGGCGATGGCGGCCGTCGCCGGCCACTCCGGCTACCGCGGCGACCCCTGGGGCCGGCTCCAGCGGACCAGCGCCTTCCTCGCCGTGACGACCTTCGGCACCGCGCGGGACGCGGAGCAGGCCGTGGCGCACGTGCGGGAGATCCACGCACGGGTGTCGGGCACCACCGACGACGGCGAGCCGTACCGTGCCTCGGACCCGCACCTGCTGGGGTGGGTGCACGCGGCCGAGGTGGACAGCTTCCTGCGGGCGCACCGGCGCTACGGCGCCGAGCCGCTGGACGACGACGGGTACGACGCGTACGTCGCGGACGCCGCCCGGGTGGCGGCCGGGCTCGGGGTCCAGGACCCGCCCCGCGACCAGGCGGAGCTCGCGGCGGTGCTCGACGCCTACCGCCCCGAGCTGCGGGCGACCCCGCAGGCCAGGGAAGCGGCCCGCTTCATGCTGCTCGACCCGCCGCTGCCATGGGCGGCCAGGCCGCCCTACGCGGTGCTCGCCGCCAGCGCGGTCGCCCTGCTGCCGCTGTGGAGCCGGGTGCCGCTGGGCGTGCCGTACCTGCCGGTGGTGGAGGAGACCGGGATTAGGCTGGCCGGCCACGGGCTGACCCGGGTGATCCGCTGGGCGATCCCGAAGCCGGAGCCGGTGCCGCGTTCGGAGCCGGGGCCTTCGGAGCCGGAGCCCGAACCGGAACCTGGGCCGCGGAAGAAGTGA
- a CDS encoding tetratricopeptide repeat protein, translating into MRRLALIATAAALCAGLAGFAALEDSADPPGPPAPLSAPGGGDRGGPPDMGTVITKLQTGLRQQPADASGWAQLGSAYVEQARLTVDPTLYPKSESALRRSLALQPQHNTAALTGMAGLANARHRFAQARTWADKAVADDPYAWAPYGALNDALTQLGDDPAAQDAVQHMLDLHPSTESFTRASYTLELHGHTAEAAQALQRALEDASSPADVAFCQHYLGELAFNTGHPQQALDHYRRALAADPTYTASLAGSARAEAALGQSDRAVTDYRTAIARVPQPQYVLEFGELLQSLGRDGEARTEYGVLRAEQKLFAANGVVDDLNLGQYQADHGDPELAVTLLTAEWNRRHNVLVADALGWAMHRAGRDAEALPLARQADRLGWRDALLRYHRGVIEQSLGDLAPARTDLAGALAANPHFSPLYAPDARTRLARLQGQR; encoded by the coding sequence ATGCGCCGCCTTGCACTGATCGCCACCGCCGCCGCGCTGTGTGCCGGCCTGGCCGGCTTCGCTGCGCTGGAGGATTCCGCCGACCCGCCCGGCCCGCCGGCCCCGCTGTCCGCACCCGGCGGCGGCGACCGGGGCGGCCCGCCGGACATGGGCACGGTGATCACCAAGCTCCAGACGGGCCTGCGGCAGCAGCCGGCCGACGCGTCCGGCTGGGCACAGCTCGGCTCCGCCTACGTCGAGCAGGCCCGGCTCACCGTCGATCCGACGCTCTACCCCAAGTCCGAGTCCGCGCTGCGCCGCTCCCTCGCACTCCAGCCGCAGCACAACACCGCCGCGCTCACCGGCATGGCCGGACTCGCCAACGCCCGGCACCGGTTCGCGCAGGCGCGCACCTGGGCGGACAAGGCCGTCGCCGACGACCCGTACGCCTGGGCGCCCTACGGCGCGCTCAACGACGCGCTGACCCAGCTCGGCGACGACCCGGCAGCGCAGGACGCCGTCCAGCACATGCTCGACCTCCACCCCTCCACCGAGTCCTTCACCCGCGCCTCCTACACCCTGGAGCTGCACGGGCATACCGCCGAGGCCGCCCAGGCGCTGCAACGCGCCCTGGAGGACGCCTCCTCACCGGCCGACGTGGCCTTCTGCCAGCACTACCTGGGCGAACTCGCCTTCAACACCGGCCACCCGCAGCAGGCCCTCGACCACTACCGGCGGGCGCTGGCGGCCGACCCCACCTACACCGCCTCGCTGGCCGGCTCGGCACGCGCGGAAGCCGCGCTCGGGCAGTCCGACCGCGCCGTCACCGACTACCGCACCGCCATCGCGCGGGTGCCGCAGCCGCAGTACGTCCTGGAGTTCGGCGAACTGCTCCAGTCGCTCGGCCGGGACGGCGAGGCCCGTACGGAATACGGCGTGCTCCGGGCCGAGCAGAAGCTCTTCGCCGCCAACGGCGTCGTGGACGACCTCAACCTCGGCCAGTACCAGGCCGACCACGGCGACCCGGAGCTCGCCGTGACCCTCCTGACCGCCGAATGGAACCGGCGGCACAATGTGCTGGTCGCCGACGCCCTGGGCTGGGCGATGCACCGGGCGGGACGGGACGCCGAAGCGCTGCCGCTGGCCCGGCAGGCCGACCGGCTCGGCTGGCGCGACGCCCTGCTGCGCTACCACCGCGGGGTCATCGAGCAGTCCCTCGGCGACCTCGCCCCGGCGCGTACCGACCTCGCGGGCGCACTCGCCGCCAACCCGCACTTCTCCCCGCTCTACGCGCCCGACGCCCGTACGCGTCTGGCCCGGCTCCAAGGACAGCGATGA
- a CDS encoding DoxX family protein, translated as MPFSHRKDLGLLALRLGTGGVLFAHGSQKLLGWFGGGGVKGTSAAMESMGFTPGRESAVAAGLGEAGGGALLALGLATPVAGAAAAGAMAGAVSVHAPAGFFAHKGGFEYPAFLGFAAAGLGLVGPGRYSLDQLTGHRLNRPATVLLAFAVSAAAATVVVNRRAATVAAAKPQDADPEPSAD; from the coding sequence ATGCCCTTCAGCCATCGCAAGGACCTCGGTCTGCTCGCCCTGCGCCTGGGGACCGGCGGAGTGCTGTTCGCCCACGGTTCGCAGAAGCTCCTCGGCTGGTTCGGCGGGGGCGGCGTCAAGGGCACGTCCGCGGCCATGGAGAGCATGGGCTTCACCCCCGGGCGGGAGAGCGCGGTCGCCGCGGGCCTCGGTGAGGCCGGCGGCGGTGCGCTCCTGGCGCTCGGCCTCGCCACCCCGGTGGCGGGCGCGGCTGCCGCGGGCGCCATGGCCGGCGCGGTGTCCGTGCACGCGCCCGCCGGGTTCTTCGCCCACAAGGGCGGCTTCGAATACCCGGCCTTCCTCGGTTTCGCCGCGGCGGGCCTCGGCCTCGTCGGCCCGGGCCGCTACTCGTTGGACCAGCTCACCGGCCACCGCCTGAACCGGCCCGCCACCGTACTGCTGGCCTTCGCCGTCAGCGCGGCGGCGGCGACCGTCGTGGTCAACCGGCGCGCGGCCACCGTCGCCGCCGCCAAGCCGCAGGACGCGGACCCCGAGCCCTCGGCCGACTAG
- a CDS encoding SAV_915 family protein: protein MSAPVSPESAEPLERGPAGHALFVPVRPGPTGCTTRFFRNALGGRTAVAFTSERTLVMALGPAQRWTRLSEPALRALAAPLGITEVRVDPRLSAPAPHPGPVVPEPPRRLLVG from the coding sequence AGAACCCCTTGAACGGGGCCCGGCCGGACACGCGCTGTTCGTTCCCGTCCGGCCGGGACCCACAGGCTGCACCACCCGCTTCTTCCGCAACGCCCTGGGCGGGCGTACCGCGGTCGCCTTCACCAGCGAACGCACGCTGGTCATGGCACTCGGACCGGCCCAGCGCTGGACGCGCCTGTCGGAGCCGGCCCTGCGGGCGCTGGCCGCCCCCCTCGGCATCACCGAGGTCCGCGTCGATCCGCGCCTGTCCGCTCCGGCACCGCACCCGGGCCCGGTCGTCCCGGAGCCCCCGCGCCGGCTGCTCGTCGGTTAG
- a CDS encoding formylglycine-generating enzyme family protein — translation MERTPIPSCCTPGHGPAGLRLDAPRTAPVARPAAVRAARGLVALPGGTFLMGSNDSDRVPADGEGPVREVEVGPFAVSPTTVTTTAFASFVKETGHVTEAERFGFSYVFEAFLPQRLRTTSPSVAGTPWWRAVEGACWRAPSGPGSDVHDRQNHPVVHVSWHDAVAYCAWSGTRLPTEAEWEYAARGGLARKRYPWGDELAPGGRKMLAIWQGDFPRSEPGVHQGTVPVRAHRPNGYGLYNTVGNVWEWCADWFSPDFHRGGPRRFPAGPPTGTARVMRGGSHLCHASYCNRYRVGARSSNTPDSSTGNIGFRVVR, via the coding sequence ATGGAGCGCACCCCGATCCCCTCGTGCTGCACCCCCGGGCACGGCCCCGCCGGCCTCCGGCTCGATGCGCCGCGCACCGCCCCGGTGGCGCGGCCTGCCGCCGTACGGGCCGCGCGAGGCCTGGTCGCGCTGCCCGGCGGCACCTTCCTGATGGGCTCCAACGATTCCGACCGGGTACCGGCCGACGGCGAGGGCCCGGTCCGCGAGGTCGAGGTCGGCCCCTTCGCGGTGTCCCCGACCACCGTCACCACCACCGCCTTCGCCTCCTTCGTCAAGGAGACCGGCCACGTGACGGAGGCGGAGCGGTTCGGCTTCTCCTACGTCTTCGAGGCGTTCCTGCCGCAGCGGCTGCGGACCACCTCGCCCTCCGTCGCCGGTACGCCCTGGTGGCGCGCGGTGGAGGGCGCCTGCTGGCGGGCGCCCTCCGGCCCGGGCTCCGATGTGCACGACCGGCAGAACCACCCGGTGGTGCACGTGTCCTGGCACGACGCGGTCGCCTACTGCGCCTGGTCGGGCACCCGGCTGCCCACCGAGGCCGAGTGGGAGTACGCCGCCCGCGGCGGACTGGCCCGCAAGCGCTACCCGTGGGGCGACGAACTCGCCCCCGGCGGGCGGAAGATGCTCGCGATCTGGCAGGGCGACTTCCCCCGGTCCGAGCCCGGCGTGCACCAGGGCACGGTGCCGGTCCGCGCGCACCGGCCCAACGGCTACGGCCTGTACAACACCGTGGGCAATGTCTGGGAGTGGTGCGCCGACTGGTTCAGCCCCGACTTCCACCGCGGCGGCCCGCGCCGCTTCCCCGCCGGGCCGCCGACCGGCACCGCACGGGTGATGCGCGGCGGCTCCCACCTGTGCCACGCCTCCTACTGCAACCGCTACCGGGTCGGCGCCCGCAGCTCCAACACGCCGGACAGCTCGACGGGGAACATCGGCTTCCGGGTCGTCCGCTGA
- the lysA gene encoding diaminopimelate decarboxylase, whose protein sequence is MTTVPLPAAEPDSLSVWPASTRRARKGDLTVSGVSLAEAADRFGTPLYVLDEAELRGRCRTYTAAFPEADVVYAAKAFLCRAVATWVRGEGLGLDVCSAGELELAVATGFPADRIVLHGNAKTPEDLRTAVRLGVGRIVIDNATEIARLATLVAPHDRQKVLLRVVPGVVAGGHKAVRTGTDDQKFGVSIADGSAQHTVERILGQPRLELVGLHCHIGSQVTEVKPYLAALRRLIGLLARIRDQHGVVLPQLDLGGGHAVAYRPGDRALDITALAARTRTELADGCRSIGLPVPRLTIEPGRAIVGPAAVALYRVLAVKHTGGRTLVAVDGGMSDNPRPALYGVRYAPRLVGRASAAGRAPATVVGRYCEAGDILAEDVPLPADVRPGDLLAVPVAGAYQLSMASSYNMVGRPPLIAVADGRARVLIRRESPADLRLRDVGV, encoded by the coding sequence CTGACCACGGTCCCGCTGCCCGCGGCCGAACCGGACTCCCTGTCCGTGTGGCCGGCCTCGACCCGGCGTGCCCGCAAGGGTGATCTGACGGTTTCCGGCGTGTCGCTGGCGGAGGCCGCCGACCGCTTCGGGACCCCGCTGTACGTGCTGGACGAGGCCGAGCTGCGGGGCCGCTGCCGTACGTACACCGCCGCCTTCCCCGAGGCCGACGTCGTGTACGCCGCCAAGGCGTTCCTGTGCCGCGCGGTCGCCACGTGGGTGCGCGGCGAAGGCCTCGGCCTCGACGTCTGCTCGGCCGGCGAACTGGAGCTGGCCGTCGCCACCGGCTTCCCCGCGGACCGCATCGTGCTGCACGGCAACGCCAAGACCCCGGAGGACCTGCGCACCGCGGTCCGGCTCGGCGTCGGGCGGATCGTGATCGACAACGCCACGGAGATCGCCCGGCTGGCCACCCTCGTCGCACCGCACGACCGGCAGAAGGTGCTGCTGCGGGTGGTGCCCGGTGTGGTCGCCGGCGGGCACAAGGCGGTCCGCACCGGCACCGACGACCAGAAGTTCGGCGTGTCCATCGCCGACGGCTCCGCGCAGCACACGGTGGAGCGGATCCTGGGCCAGCCGCGCCTCGAACTGGTCGGCCTGCACTGCCACATCGGCTCCCAGGTGACCGAGGTCAAGCCGTATCTGGCCGCGCTGCGGCGGCTGATCGGCCTGCTGGCGCGCATCCGCGACCAGCACGGCGTCGTCCTGCCCCAGCTCGACCTGGGCGGCGGCCACGCCGTGGCCTACCGGCCGGGCGACCGGGCGCTCGACATCACCGCGCTGGCCGCCCGCACCAGGACGGAGCTCGCCGACGGCTGCCGCAGCATCGGCCTGCCCGTGCCGCGGCTGACCATCGAGCCGGGCCGGGCCATCGTCGGACCCGCCGCGGTCGCCCTCTACCGCGTCCTGGCCGTCAAGCACACCGGCGGCCGTACCCTCGTCGCCGTGGACGGCGGCATGAGCGACAACCCGCGGCCCGCGCTCTACGGGGTCAGGTACGCCCCCCGGCTCGTCGGCCGCGCCAGCGCCGCGGGCCGGGCGCCGGCCACCGTGGTCGGCCGGTACTGCGAGGCCGGTGACATCCTCGCCGAGGATGTGCCGCTGCCCGCGGACGTACGGCCGGGCGACCTGCTGGCGGTGCCCGTCGCGGGCGCCTACCAGCTGTCGATGGCGTCCAGCTACAACATGGTCGGCCGCCCCCCGCTGATCGCGGTCGCGGACGGCAGGGCCCGGGTGCTGATACGCCGTGAGTCCCCGGCCGATCTGCGCCTGCGCGACGTGGGGGTCTGA
- a CDS encoding nickel/cobalt transporter: MTPPAGAPGTPNRRLHRAALLLAAVPALLWAASVPAAAHPLGNFTVNRYDGLTLRPDRVDDLAVVDTAEIPTLQAEPAMDTDHDGTLGPAEAAAEARRACAALTARVHATVSDGNAAARTLAFRLTTGSYRLVRGQAGLDTGRLECRLTAPAALGSGARVRFTSGVDDSRIGWHEITARGDGVRVGTSDVPGRSVSHELRTYPADLLSSPLDTRQAALSLGAGGGAATAASAPDSGWAADWYAALDRHLGALTDQRRLTLPVGLLAVLMSLVLGAGHAALPGHGKTIMAAYLAGRRGRPRDAVTVAGTVTLTHTASVLALGVALSVSSALVGEDALAWLGTVSGIVITAAGLWLLPAALRAFRTPERAAEPRHPDHDHVHHDHEHDHDHGPAPHVHAQPHQPAAAVSATVTAVLDEEGPPGGHSHGDAPGHVHAQGHDHGHRHDHGHDGQHGRGHHTHGHTHDHHDHHGHGDHGDHTHADHSHSHGWLGRHSHSHGPGRGRGGLVGIGIAGGLVPSPSALVVLLGSIALGRTGFGVLLVVCYGLGMAATLAAAGLVLLKLRDRIPALEGGRWHALAGWGSRLTPLGTALLILAVGVGTALRALPM, translated from the coding sequence ATGACCCCTCCCGCTGGCGCCCCCGGCACCCCGAACCGGCGACTCCACCGCGCGGCCCTGCTGCTGGCCGCCGTCCCGGCCCTGCTGTGGGCGGCGAGCGTTCCGGCCGCCGCCCACCCGCTCGGCAATTTCACCGTCAACCGCTACGACGGCCTCACCCTGCGCCCCGACCGGGTGGACGACCTCGCGGTCGTCGACACCGCCGAGATCCCCACCCTCCAGGCCGAGCCGGCCATGGACACCGACCACGACGGCACCCTCGGCCCTGCCGAAGCCGCCGCCGAGGCCCGGCGGGCCTGCGCGGCGCTGACCGCGCGGGTCCACGCGACCGTCTCGGACGGGAACGCGGCGGCGCGCACCCTCGCGTTCCGGCTGACGACCGGTTCCTACCGCCTGGTCCGCGGCCAGGCCGGTCTGGACACCGGACGGCTGGAGTGCCGGCTGACCGCCCCGGCCGCCCTCGGCAGCGGCGCCCGCGTGCGGTTCACCTCCGGCGTGGACGACTCCCGTATCGGCTGGCACGAGATCACCGCACGCGGGGACGGCGTCCGTGTCGGCACCTCGGACGTACCCGGGCGATCCGTGTCGCACGAGCTGCGCACCTATCCCGCGGACCTGCTGTCCAGCCCGCTCGACACGCGGCAGGCGGCCCTGTCGCTGGGCGCGGGCGGCGGCGCCGCCACCGCCGCGAGCGCGCCGGACTCCGGGTGGGCGGCGGACTGGTACGCGGCACTCGACCGGCACCTCGGCGCGCTCACGGACCAGCGCCGGCTCACGCTGCCCGTCGGCCTGCTCGCGGTGCTGATGTCCCTGGTCCTCGGGGCCGGCCACGCCGCGCTGCCCGGCCACGGGAAGACCATCATGGCCGCCTACCTGGCCGGCCGCCGGGGCCGCCCGCGCGACGCGGTCACCGTCGCGGGCACGGTCACCCTCACCCACACCGCCTCGGTGCTCGCCCTCGGGGTGGCGCTCAGCGTCTCCTCCGCGCTGGTCGGCGAGGACGCGCTCGCCTGGCTGGGTACGGTCAGCGGCATCGTCATCACCGCGGCCGGGCTGTGGCTGCTGCCCGCCGCGCTGCGCGCCTTCCGCACGCCGGAACGGGCGGCGGAGCCGCGGCACCCGGATCACGACCACGTCCACCACGACCACGAGCACGACCACGACCACGGTCCGGCGCCGCACGTCCACGCGCAGCCGCACCAGCCCGCGGCGGCGGTGTCGGCGACGGTGACAGCGGTCCTGGACGAGGAGGGACCGCCGGGCGGCCACTCCCACGGGGACGCCCCCGGGCACGTTCACGCGCAGGGCCATGACCACGGCCACCGGCACGACCACGGCCACGACGGCCAGCACGGCCGAGGGCACCACACCCACGGTCACACGCACGACCACCACGACCACCACGGCCACGGAGACCACGGGGACCACACCCACGCGGACCACTCCCACAGCCACGGGTGGCTCGGGCGGCACAGCCACAGCCACGGACCGGGCCGGGGGAGGGGCGGGCTGGTCGGCATCGGTATCGCCGGCGGCCTGGTCCCCAGCCCCTCCGCCCTCGTGGTGCTGCTCGGCTCCATCGCCCTGGGCCGCACCGGCTTCGGCGTCCTGCTCGTGGTCTGCTACGGCCTCGGCATGGCCGCCACACTGGCCGCCGCCGGGCTCGTGCTGCTCAAGCTCCGCGACCGGATTCCGGCGCTCGAAGGGGGCCGCTGGCACGCGCTGGCCGGCTGGGGCAGCCGGCTCACCCCGCTGGGCACCGCGCTGCTCATCCTGGCCGTCGGCGTCGGCACCGCGCTGCGGGCCCTACCGATGTGA
- a CDS encoding magnesium transporter CorA family protein → MTRTRLYRHGTLELENFPVQDISDYVGDPDCMVWLDVRDPDSADFDMIAEEFGLHSLAIEDARHEHQRPKLDTYRTHLFMSAYAVTVAPDTGAIEASEVSAFITANALITIRQGEHCRIDRIVERWDDSPDLAKHGVGFLVHGLLDYLVDGHFTAVQDLDDRIEQLEDLLFEDSPKEIQVVQRRSFELRKNLVRLRRVVLPMREVVNSLLRRDLHVVSEPMMPYFQDVYDHVLRATEWTESLRDLVTTVMETNLTVQGNRMNLIMKKVTSWAAIIAVPTAVTGFYGQNVPYPGFSAHSGFWTSTGVMIGLSVLLYTTFKHKDWI, encoded by the coding sequence ATGACGCGCACCCGCCTGTACCGCCACGGCACCCTGGAGCTCGAAAACTTTCCCGTCCAGGACATCTCCGACTACGTCGGCGACCCGGACTGCATGGTGTGGCTGGACGTACGCGATCCCGACTCCGCGGACTTCGACATGATCGCCGAGGAGTTCGGGCTGCACTCCCTGGCCATCGAGGACGCGCGGCACGAGCACCAGCGGCCCAAGCTCGACACCTACCGCACCCATCTGTTCATGAGCGCCTACGCGGTCACCGTGGCTCCAGACACCGGCGCGATCGAGGCCAGCGAGGTGTCGGCGTTCATCACCGCCAACGCGCTGATCACGATCCGCCAGGGCGAGCACTGCCGCATCGACCGGATCGTGGAGCGCTGGGACGACTCGCCCGACCTCGCCAAGCACGGCGTGGGCTTCCTCGTGCACGGCCTGCTGGACTACCTGGTCGACGGCCACTTCACCGCCGTGCAGGATCTGGACGACCGCATCGAGCAGCTGGAGGACCTCCTCTTCGAGGACAGCCCCAAGGAGATCCAGGTGGTCCAGCGCCGCTCCTTCGAGCTGCGCAAGAACCTGGTGCGGCTGCGCCGGGTGGTCCTGCCGATGCGGGAGGTCGTCAACTCGCTGCTGCGCCGCGACCTGCACGTCGTCAGCGAGCCGATGATGCCGTACTTCCAGGACGTCTACGACCACGTGCTGCGCGCCACCGAGTGGACCGAGTCCCTGCGCGACCTGGTCACCACCGTCATGGAGACCAACCTGACCGTCCAGGGCAACCGCATGAACCTGATAATGAAGAAGGTCACCAGCTGGGCGGCGATCATCGCGGTGCCCACCGCCGTCACCGGCTTCTACGGCCAGAACGTGCCCTATCCCGGATTCAGCGCGCACTCCGGCTTCTGGACGTCGACGGGCGTCATGATCGGCCTGTCCGTCCTGCTCTACACGACCTTCAAGCACAAGGACTGGATCTGA
- a CDS encoding NADPH-dependent FMN reductase produces the protein MPEPPVILLLSGSVRAGSSNESVLRTAQAVAPPTVRTVLYDGLAALPHFNPDDDTDRPPAPVAGLRAAIAGATAVLICAPEYAGTLPGSFKNLLDWTVGGVEISDKPVAWVNAAAPGRGGGAEATLRTVLTYTGAAIVESACARLPVDRGIIGEDGTVTSPPVRERLAEIVQQLAAAVAGPVDTAGA, from the coding sequence ATGCCTGAACCACCGGTGATCCTGCTGCTGTCCGGAAGCGTCCGAGCGGGTTCCAGCAACGAGTCCGTGCTGCGCACCGCGCAGGCCGTGGCGCCCCCGACGGTGCGCACCGTCCTTTACGACGGCCTGGCCGCCCTGCCGCACTTCAACCCCGACGACGACACCGACAGGCCGCCGGCTCCCGTCGCCGGGCTCCGCGCGGCGATCGCCGGGGCCACCGCCGTCCTGATCTGCGCACCGGAGTACGCCGGCACCCTGCCGGGCTCGTTCAAGAACCTGCTGGACTGGACGGTCGGGGGCGTCGAGATCAGCGACAAGCCCGTGGCGTGGGTCAATGCCGCCGCCCCCGGAAGGGGCGGCGGCGCGGAGGCCACGCTGCGTACCGTCCTCACCTACACCGGCGCGGCCATCGTGGAGTCGGCCTGCGCGCGGCTGCCGGTGGACCGCGGGATCATCGGCGAGGACGGCACCGTCACCAGTCCCCCGGTGCGCGAGCGCCTCGCCGAGATCGTCCAGCAGCTGGCAGCGGCCGTCGCCGGCCCGGTGGACACCGCGGGCGCCTGA
- a CDS encoding class III lanthipeptide: MSVLNLQTMEPIAVESAVAVLSTTSSSSDCCKKPSKPGV, encoded by the coding sequence ATGAGCGTGCTGAACCTGCAGACCATGGAGCCGATCGCGGTGGAGAGCGCCGTCGCCGTCCTCAGCACCACCAGCAGCAGCAGCGACTGCTGCAAGAAGCCCAGCAAGCCGGGCGTCTGA
- a CDS encoding MBL fold metallo-hydrolase — translation MNNLSADADWRVDQRCTNCDAARQFAPGLVTETAGRSSIVRQPRDEAEEKALHAAAFACHTRSIRHGGRGPDPALDPFPLRLTEHVHMCGHNSRLTAGANSYLLRRPAGNLMMIDTPRWSPDLAEKYAAVGPVTDVLLTHRDHAAHGREYADRFGARLWIHEGDLAAAPDADGILRGTEPVEIADGVSAHPLPGHTEGSVLYLADDTYCFSGDSFYWSRSAGDLAVVEAVTWYSITELAASLARAAPGLRFEWLLPGHGDRKHLPAGDFARRMRDLADRTGELSPRPVDFTALRW, via the coding sequence ATGAACAATCTTTCGGCCGACGCCGATTGGCGGGTCGATCAGCGCTGCACCAACTGCGACGCGGCCCGGCAGTTCGCGCCGGGCCTGGTCACCGAGACCGCGGGCCGTTCCTCGATCGTCCGGCAGCCGCGTGACGAAGCGGAGGAAAAGGCGCTGCACGCCGCGGCGTTCGCCTGCCACACCCGCTCGATCCGGCACGGCGGGCGGGGGCCGGATCCCGCTCTCGATCCGTTCCCGCTGCGCCTCACCGAGCACGTACATATGTGCGGGCACAATTCCCGGCTCACCGCGGGCGCGAACTCCTATCTGCTGCGCAGGCCCGCCGGAAATCTGATGATGATCGACACACCGCGCTGGAGTCCGGATCTTGCCGAGAAATACGCGGCCGTCGGCCCGGTGACCGATGTCCTGCTCACCCATCGCGACCATGCCGCGCACGGCCGCGAATACGCCGACCGGTTCGGCGCCCGGCTCTGGATCCACGAGGGCGACCTGGCAGCGGCGCCGGACGCCGACGGGATCCTGCGCGGCACCGAGCCGGTCGAGATCGCCGACGGGGTGAGCGCGCACCCGCTGCCCGGGCACACCGAGGGCAGTGTGCTGTATCTCGCCGACGACACGTACTGCTTCAGCGGCGACAGCTTCTACTGGTCCCGGTCCGCCGGCGACCTCGCCGTCGTCGAGGCGGTCACCTGGTACTCCATCACCGAACTGGCCGCGTCGCTGGCCCGTGCGGCGCCGGGGCTGCGCTTCGAGTGGCTGCTGCCGGGACACGGCGACCGCAAGCACCTGCCGGCCGGCGATTTCGCCCGCCGCATGCGCGACCTGGCCGACCGTACCGGCGAACTCTCGCCCCGGCCGGTCGACTTCACGGCGCTGCGCTGGTGA